From the Solanum stenotomum isolate F172 chromosome 4, ASM1918654v1, whole genome shotgun sequence genome, one window contains:
- the LOC125861631 gene encoding uncharacterized protein LOC125861631 encodes MAYNIILDRVLSNKFGAFFIDGPGGTGKSFLYRALLATVRHKGFIALATASSSVAASLLPGGRTAHSRFKIPIDVNENFTCNISKQSSLASLIRNARLIVWDEISMAKKKMVEAFDLLLRDLMETNTLFGGKIVVFSGDFRQTLPVLSKNMRATKDPEFCEYLMRIGDGKEKTNDHGKIEIPHSLIIPFTSEKESLNLLFRNTYPDLYTCCTKTSFITSRAILTTKNDFVDEINDMLISQFPNTEKVYIAIDETIDPKDQSEYEDFCATISSGDFKNTHVFIPRILLMTSEDEKLPLPFKRTQFPVRLCFAMTINKAQGQTLDFVGIYLREPVFSHGQLYVALSRATSSHNVKVLIRPPIIDENDDHSTYNVVYNEIIEKSFS; translated from the exons ATGGCTTACAATATTATTCTTGATAGAGTATTGTCAAATAAATTTGGGGCATTCTTTATTGATGGTCCTGGTGGAACTGGTAAAAGTTTTTTATATCGTGCTTTATTAGCTACAGTAAGACACAAGGGATTTATAGCTTTAGCAACTGCAAGTTCTAGTGTTGCAGCTTCACTTCTTCCCGGAGGTCGAACTGCTCATTCTCGATTTAAAATTCCTATTGATGTCAATGAAAATTTTACTTGCAATATTAGTAAACAAAGTTCACTAGCATCTTTAATACGAAATGCACGATTAATTGTGTGGGATGAAATTTCAATGGCAAAAAAGAAAATGGTTGAAGCATTTGACTTGCTTTTAAGAGATCTAATGGAAACAAATACGTTATTTGGTGGTAAAATAGTTGTTTTTAGTGGTGATTTCAGACAAACTCTTCCTGTC TTATCGAAGAATATGCGTGCAACTAAAGATCCTGAATTTTGTGAATATTTAATGAGAATTGGcgatggaaaagaaaaaacaaatgaccatggaaaaattgaaattcctcATTCCCTCATTATTCCTTTTACTTCTGAAAAAGAATCTCTAAATCTTCTCTTTAGAAATACTTATCCTGATTTATACACATGTTGTACAAAAACTTCGTTTATTACTTCTCGTGCTattctaacaactaaaaatgattttgttgatgaaataaatgacatgTTGATCTCTCAATTTCCAAACACTGAAAAAGTGTACATTGCTATAGATGAAACTATTGATCCAAAGGATCAAAGTGAATATGAAGATTTCTGTGCAACAATATCTAGCggtgattttaaaaatacacaTGTATTTATTCCACGAATACTACTCATGACTTCAGAAGATGAAAAATTGCCTCTTCCTTTTAAGAGAACACAATTTCCTGTACGATTATGTTTTGCCATGACTATAAATAAAGCTCAAGGACAGACATTAGATTTTGTTGGTATATATTTACGAGAACCTGTCTTCTCTCATGGACAATTGTATGTTGCTTTATCAAGAGCAACAAGTTCTCACAATGTTAAAGTATTAATTAGACCACCtataattgatgaaaatgatgatcaTTCAACATATAATGTTGTCTATAATGAAATTATTGAGAAGTCcttttcttga